DNA from Nymphaea colorata isolate Beijing-Zhang1983 chromosome 4, ASM883128v2, whole genome shotgun sequence:
ACACAGGCTCCCATGTTACCAAATAACGAGGAGACCATGAAATGACAGGAGAGAATAAGGCATCATGAGTTCATGTAACAGAAGCAGAACTATTATGCATTCTAGTAGTCAGATGCATCTAATATTAATATTTTACAGCAAATAAGGACAGCAGTCCTCATTCCGATCACTGTTCCCGAAGGCATGAAGTCAATCATCTGTTATAACTTATACACGCAGGAACTCCAATCCCATCCTTGTCACTCTTATGCAGTGAATGACAATCGACTCCGAATTCTAAATGATTCATCCCCGAACTTGGTTATGTCAAACACTCGAAGCTCAGGCTCTCGCGTTAACGAGTTCGATTCCAAGATTGTTTTAAGATGTGGGTCATGGCCTATATAGATAGAGATTTCGTTGGTAATCCCATTTTAGGCCATTGAAAAACAACCAATTTCTCCATGAACTCATCACTCTTAAccattttattatcattttaaaCTGCTTTCAATAGATGAAGCAACTGCGGATGGCAACACAAAGCAACGGAAAAACAAGCCAACTTCAAGATTAACCGCAGCAAAGGGGCGACTACCCACAAGACTACGCAGAATCATATGAAAGAGACGCCAAAACACTCTCAAATAAGGACGAAGAGGAAGAATGGAACATTAGTACCTTGTTACGAGCCATCAGCGCGCAAACTGGAGAAATGCACGGCTTCTTCCCGCCTACGTCCTTTTATACCCAGAGAGAGAGGCTTCCCGCCTACGCTAAACAACGACCCAGGGAATCTGGGTTTGGTTCGGACCTGAGGACCAGTATTCTTTTTGTGGGCCTTCCGGCAAACTTTTCCTCGACCAAATACCGTATGTAAACTTTCCATGTGCTAAGGAAGCTTGACAGTAGATTGATTCGAAGGCTCACAACAAGTCCACCCACAGCCCACTTGCAGAGGGGTGGATTTAAGGCCTTTTTGAGTTGAGGAAGGTCAATAGAGTTGTATCACTTAGAATGAGCGGGTTAGGATCCGAATAACGCTGGGTTACTTCACAAACTAGATCGACAGAAGAACCAGACCACAGCCTTTTTATATTATCCTCGGCTACACGCTAGCTTTCCTCGCTGTTCTCTACGTAGATGCGGCGGTGCGTTCAAGCGGTGAGCAGTCAGAGACGCGGGTGGCCTCTGGGACGTTCCGGCTGTCACTAGCGCTGCCGGTACCGAAATTTTTTTGTGCCAGACGAGTATTGAATGTCTTTCATCTAGAGCTTTCCTTCGGAATACCCAAAATAGACTAATGTGTTCAACGTTTGTATTTTCTGGCTTTTTAAGCGGCAGAGCTCGTATATTCTTACTCCTCGGTCCGTGACCGGATCAAACAGAAGAATCCTGTTATTGGAACATACGGATTGACGAACACATCATGTCACGTCAAAACGCAGACTGCCATTTATGGCCCATGACTCAAGTTGCGAGTGGTTTGTTAACCGGAAgtggaaataattttcttttcgaCGTTAAAATTTgctgacaaaaaatgaaaatttttcacgCTCGCTCATCATCCAAAATTGAGACAGAACCAGCTTAATTTTTATGCCCAATGGAGAAATATGCCTATAGTGTTCGTTGCTTACGTCTTGCCAAGAGAAGCAACCTGCTTCTTGCTGTGGTTTCTTCAAGAGTTAGCATGCAAAAAATCCAGTTTTCTCGGAAGCTATATAGAAAGAATGAATATCTTCACGTAGACACAGTTTTTTTGCACGTATCCAAAACAGAGTCTATATTGTCTGTCATATGTTGGTCAGAATGATCAAGAAATAAACTTCTGGGTACAAGTACTTGGAGAACATACAATTGAAGCACAAGGAATAGAAAAAGGGATTCCCAATCACTTGGTAAGAGCTGTTTGAAGTGCAGGCTTCCATTTATAAACCGACAAGCAGAAACCTGAAAGCATGTGTCTACTACTAGCTTTGCAGGTTCAACTAGCGGCAGTTTCAAATTGAGAAGCCACATTTAGGCAATAATATCAGGGTTTTCAATATCGGAAATGGACATTAACTTCAACCTATATTCCTCAATCTTTTGAGCATCTCTGTTCGGAACAGCATTGGACGCAATCAGGTTGTTGTGTGGCAATTTTGAGTCTAAGGCTTGTGCTGGATCTGTCTGGGAGATTTGGATCAGTGATTGACGAGCTTTTTCCTCGGAAACTTCAGAAGCAGGTAGCTTAGGATCCATGTAGTGGCACAGCTGCAACTGAATTGAAGAAAATTCTGTTCGGTGAATCCCAAACTTTAGAAAGATAAATTCTCGACACTTCAAAGGAGAACCCAgacagagagaaaagagagagagagagagagagatgtgtaaaagatcaaataaaaaaaattaaagggagCTCCCATAGGGGACCAAAACCATTCAAAATGCCAAATGATGTCTAAAAGCAGGGTTTAGATATGCATTCTGCAGCATGAACACCATCCAGTGGTAAAAAAAGTAATGCTTTAactttttgaagaatttggctTCCATGACAACAAATGAAAACGAAAGGAGACGTGAAATTTATTGACGCTCACTGTAAGTTGATAAACATTTGATATGCCGAGCCAAGATAAACTTGAATCCTCACAAGAAGGATGCTTCCATTCCaagaaataaaagtttaaatAAGGAAAATCATCATTCAAACTGGATAAAgtcaaaatgtaaaaatatatagacatgaaatattattttataatcaAAGATTTTACATCTCAACTAAAAGGTTTTCCATATTCTCTCTACAGATGACAAACAAAACTACATATAGCAAAACAGTACATCAAACTTGCATATGTAGCGAGACCTATTAACATATTCTAGTATACATTCTAGATTTGTTACTCAAGGGTGATTAGCAACATACACACAAAGGCTACCTGCTTCTGAGTTTCATAGAAGTGTGTAAGCATATAATAAAAGCCCACAAAGACACTGTTTACTTCGTAGCACCAACTATTAAACATTACCTAGAAGTAGTGATTACAAGTTCAAATCATGCCAGTGTTTCGACGTTGCTGTAAGGTCAAAAAAATGGGTGTATTCCCCAGTTTGTAAGTGCAATGTCAAGGTTTTACATAGTGGGGGTAGTGATGGTAActatgagaaaggaaaagaaatttgtaGCGCAAACATAATTCTAGCAGTTCCCTTTTTTCCTAACTGGCGCCTTGCTGCACTTCCATGCATTGCTAAACCCAAAAGGAAGCATCATAACTGCGTCAAACATCATTATACTAGTGCGAATCACGTTTGGCAGcaatttatagaaaaaagaCTTATCACTTGAAGCAGCCATTAATTGATTGAGTTGCCTCTTTAGGATAGCAAGAATGCCCTGAGTATGAGCAACAAAGTACCACATCGAATGCATGTACAGCAAGTCTTCTGTCATATACAACATAATTTCTAAGAAATAATACAGAAGATACTGCTCATCTTATTTGAACATGTATGCTACCCAAACTGTCATGCAGAAAGGAACTTGCAAATTCTCAAGTAATGAGGAGAGATGCTTGTATTGCCACATATTCCACCAGGAGCTTGCTATGTGATGAATCCAACTCTCAATCATTTAGCAGTGTAAAAAGAACAAATATACTTATAATCAATGTACAGAAGTATGAGATTCAAGCATAGAAATGTTTCACTTGGAAAAGATGTATGCCTACAAAACAATCTGTGAACACAACAAGAAGAacattagtttttcttttcttttccatgttcAGGAAAATTTCTGGAAACATGGTTTTGCAAAAACTTGCCATTGAACTGGCTAAACCTGAGACATGACACTATTTGTGTGactgagtgtgtgtgtgagagagagagaatgaaggcCTGTGGCCTGTTGGCTGCCTGCCCTGAGATGACTCGATTAAGCCATGAATTGACGCAGAAAAATTTTTAGGTATTTGCAGCTTGATAAGCATTTAGCTTCCTTTCAACATAGTTTATGATTTGGCATTAAAAGCTGATGCATCCTTTTACAACTATCAAGCTGACTGATTGATCTATAAGCTGATACTTAACTTGAACTAAACTAAGTCAAACAATCTAGTGAGAAGAGAATTTGTCACCTGTCATTTGAAGTCACACATATAATATGATATGTTTTAGATTTAAGTGGACGAGGAAATCACATATCTATTTGCTCAAACCATTGATAATAGATAAATAGCAATATGAATTAATTATTAGAAACAACGAGAAGTTTCAAAGATCCGTAAGTCAAACAAATGTATGCAAATGTGTAATTTAATGGCATAGATATAACTTGGATGCCAGATAAATTGACCAGCGTGATCATTAAAGGTTTGACTCTACGAGAACATTGTTATTAAGTCTAACTATCTTAGTTTCCACTTGAAATAGAGTACTTTTACGGTTTACTCCTAGATTGATCCAAACTCTAAAAAGTGAATTTTCAATAGTTGGCCTCTTCATTATGCTCACAGACTACGTTTCATCTTACAGAGAAAGGAATATTCACTTTTTATGGCTAAAAACGATTTTCCAGTAAACCAACACAAACTCACATGCTTGTAAATACCAACATATCTCTACCAGAAGTACGTTGCTTAAATTGGTAGACGCAAGAATTTACAAATGCAATGAAGGAACTACTTAAAACAGTGAATACACAGAAGAActgagaaaataagaaaataatctTAAAGCACATAACGAatttaataaaaagaaagaagggaaattaaaaggagaaaagtgaaaTCACCACATATATTCGGTTCGGACTTGCAGCCAACGGAAAACTTGCAGCCAACGGAAAACATCCATGAGAAAATGCTCGCACTCTATccttctttttcaatttgtttaacatttcaaatcACATACTTTTACAGGATTTTGATTCAAGCAGGGAATTCAATccatgaaaaacaaagaaaagaatgccaaatttttacaagataataatgaatcatttaatccaTCAAACTGTAGTCAAACTTCAACTTACACATCCAACCAAAGTCCAAAATTAGTTTCAAAATGCTAATAACTTCCTTTCCCCTCGTTTGAATCGCTCTCCAGTGGACCAGCAATAGCTCAACAAGTAAAAGCGTCTCCGTTATACAGATAAACAAGATGAGAGAAGCTTCGCGTCCATTAGacacaaaacaataaaaaaacaactcAATCATGGAAACTGAAAGATTGCCCAAGTCATACaactgaaaacaacaaaaaacacaatCCATTTctatgcatattaaaaaaaaaaaagaccaaaaatacaaaaatagaGCACCCATCAAAGAAATCCATAAACCCATAAAACGAAAACACACGAAAATGATTTCTCCCACATGACAAGAAAGAAAACCGAGGAAAAAAACAGAGGACTTCACAAAAAGACAAatcaagagaaaacaaagaaacaaggTGAGGAAGAACCAATAGAAGAACTCACTCAAGAGAAAAAGAACCAAGAAGACGAATGGAACCTCAAGTACGAGATAAAGAACAAGACAGAGATAgttgctctctctcctctccgcCTTCCTCTCCCCTCTTTCACGCTTATCCTCTCCCCACAAGGCCTACCTCTTCCTACACCCCTTCAGGGTTGGCTCTTAATATGCTGCTGTCTGTTTTTCCCAGCCCAGAGGTGCGCCCACAATCACGATGTCACTAAGTACCCCTAAATATATAGTAAATAACACACGTATGACCTTCGCGTTCGAATAATTAGGGGGAGTTTGCGGAGGGTGTTTTGGTCACGAAGGTCAGTTTTCAAATAAGAAGGCGATAGAGAGAGCGACGTGGCTTCTGGTGACGTGGCTATGACGAGGCTTCGCTGGTGCCTTGTCATCGTGGTCCAATCATCGAAAGACACGTCGAGTGAATGTCAGAAAAGCACCGTGTGGGGGGTCTTGGTTGGCGACAGAAGGCACTCGTTTTTTTCCTTCCAATACGAACCCGATAACTTTAAAAATTCAGATtactggtttttttttttatattttcaaattgaaatccACCGACTCGGGCACAAGTCGGACTTTGTATTAAAGTAAGATCACTATGGTTAAGCAGACCATAACAAtagtttttaaattattaagaaaaagcaggttaaaagttttttttttttttttttttttcaaataccaTGCAAGAGGCGTAGTATTGCTCTactttattttctattttttggtgtttttgtgACTTTGTATGTGGGGCCCCGTAGCTTTATGCATTGTCTCCAAAAGGGTCTTCCTTTTTATACGATAAGAGCAGGAAGCAACCGACGAGGCCCTTCTTTCATTCAAGTGTATTTTGTTTCTCACTTGCTAAGCTGCAATGAGGAAAGAAGGAACGAAGAAAAGGGGAGTTTTCTTGGGGCCATGCATAAAATTTTCCCCTCCATTCTCAGCCGTCCATCAAAAACACAAATGGACAAGTTGGTGATACTATCACATATTCTAGAAAAAGGTTGCGTTTAAGATGTTGACTCAtactatatagatatatatacatatctatctaaaagggcgagagagagagagagagagagaggacccaAACAAACAATTGGAGACAAGAAAGGACCCAAACGTCAAGCAAAAGAGAGggtaaaaaacaaaatgcatgaCCCCACATGCTTGCTGtgaaatgacaaacaaaaatattgaagcCCTTAGAAGATCTTCAACAAATCctccaaacaaaaataaagggCGCaactattaattttttattaggagTCGAATAACATCATAGTTTGTCTATGCAAGCGTTAATCCAAAAAATTATGGATAAGAGGTACTAGttattaaatttcaatttttaagagGTACCAACCAAtatgtaaaaatgaaaagctaCCCCAAAGTATCAATAATTGTTTGTTAGTCTaaatgggcagttgcccacctGCTTTCACCCTTGCAACAGCATCATCGCACTCAACATCTCATGCTTTGAGAGCAATTTTAGTTGATAATTTAAGAAAGTTAAACAAAGTgaggcctatatatatatatatacacacacacttatTAGCTGCTAGAATCCCTGGTATTAGCATTAGTTTTTTAAGTGCCACCATCTTCTTCAAAACCACTGCTGCCACCttcatattatattattttcatcTCCATTATTACGTGCAATTCCATTTTGTCACTTCTTGTGCCTGTCTAATCAATCAAAAATTTTAGAGATTCTTCTTCCTATTAAATGGATATAAGCTATTTTCCTTGGTgacgtatcatatatatataactaaatatagaagaaaccagaaaaacattattattttgatatttaaaataaaCGAGAAACAATGCACATGAAGCCACGCTTTTAAGCTCTAAGATCCAAGAAACGAGTAAAACCATGaaattctcttcttcactttcacTTCTTTTGGATGGTTTTAAGTTTACCTCAGAGCATTGGCTCCAAATTTTGAATCGCAGACAAAGATTTCTTCGTGTTTGTATGTCGCTTTTGTGCATCTCGATTTTGAATCGTCTTGTTCACAAAATGTTAAAAGTGGAGCGTCTGATCGCACAAACGCCAACCACCATATCGCACGGGGCAGGTGTCCCCATAATCTGAAATACCAAATATACCCTCACGGTCTCCCGATTTTGAACCCCCAGAAGGACGGTATGCTCGTGATTTCGATGAGTTCCGTTTGCTTATTGTATAACAGGATTCCTCGCCCTTTTCAGGAGggaagaaagggagggaaacTTGTCGGCCCAAAATTCGTTCATCCAAACGCGGACTTTCCCGGAGGGGAGGAACTCTGGCAAGGGAAAGCAAAaccctttatattttttcctttctcgaCGGGGCCGGGTAACCCTTTGCGGTGAGGTTCTGGTTGGAAAATAGGAACGTCCGTGGGAGGAAGTGGGCAGGATGAAGGCATCCATGAAGTTCCGGGAAGACCAGAAACCCCTACTGAGAGCGAAGGTTCCGGTGGGAATCTTAGGGTTTCCTTTCGTGTCTGGGATATCCGGGGGCGACGCCAGTGACCTTTCATTCAGCATCCAGACCGCATGGATCCCTGGCCTGTCTCTGAAGTTCTCCTACAGGCCCAACGACTCGTACAATCCCTTCGTTTTTGCTGTGAAATCCGGCATCGGCATCCCTAACTCGCCGGAGAAGTCATCCGTCCTTGCCATGGGTGCCGAGTTTAGCCTGTTGAGGAGAGGGAATCCGTGCTTCATGCTTCAGATCAAGCCGGAGATCGGTGACTTCTCGCTGAGAAGGTCCGTCGTGTCTCCGTCGGGCGGAAACCACCGGGCCAAGCTCGGGGCCTCCAGTGACGAGATACCGGTGGAGAACCGGGGGGAGAACGGGATGATGGACATTCcagtggagaggatgctgaaTTTCAAGGATTCTCTGGGGCACTCCACGGCTGCCGCCGGGATGCAGGAATTCATCTCCGGCACGGCGATCATGGCAAGGACGAAATTTCCATTGACGAAGAACGGCTTCTTGAAGATTCGTTGGGGCGTTAATTTCCCTCCGGATATGCATGCCGCAGGCAGTAGCTTCCGTCACAGCTTCACCGG
Protein-coding regions in this window:
- the LOC116252239 gene encoding uncharacterized protein LOC116252239; translated protein: MKASMKFREDQKPLLRAKVPVGILGFPFVSGISGGDASDLSFSIQTAWIPGLSLKFSYRPNDSYNPFVFAVKSGIGIPNSPEKSSVLAMGAEFSLLRRGNPCFMLQIKPEIGDFSLRRSVVSPSGGNHRAKLGASSDEIPVENRGENGMMDIPVERMLNFKDSLGHSTAAAGMQEFISGTAIMARTKFPLTKNGFLKIRWGVNFPPDMHAAGSSFRHSFTGVKLPFLTVNKISIENVESAAGPPATEFPGKEGRHLEVALSKGMLGMMKEDMEALRRENDVVRETIRELKSVIGKQNGGNLLGTDFSDVDDKTKKKRNGADNGTRERKLPEYSARSGSSSADISEELKKAIRGSSGA